A single region of the Planctomycetota bacterium genome encodes:
- a CDS encoding superoxide dismutase, whose amino-acid sequence MQPNHSDSGPTRRDVLSGLPLGLAGLVGGGAMLGLAQPAGADEPPRGGRPRMPAKLMRVLTSMHDGSGYTLPPLPYAYDAVDAAIDEETMRLHHTKHHQSYVNGLNTTVAELSEGSATGDRTLLYGLDRNLSFNYGGHVLHSIFWATMGPDDNGNMGGTPTGDLAAAIDESFGSLDGFKTLWAGAAAAVKGSGWVQLVFDPVAVRLAVVGVNDQDQGFMPGTFPLLPLDVWEHAYYLRYQNRRSAYVENFMKVIDWTSVAALYAMVSAPYRRG is encoded by the coding sequence ATGCAGCCGAATCACAGCGACAGCGGACCGACTCGACGTGATGTGCTTTCCGGTCTTCCGCTCGGCCTCGCCGGACTGGTCGGGGGTGGTGCGATGCTCGGACTCGCGCAGCCGGCCGGTGCCGACGAGCCGCCGCGTGGAGGTCGGCCGCGGATGCCTGCGAAGCTAATGCGGGTGCTCACCTCGATGCACGACGGCAGCGGCTACACGCTCCCGCCGCTGCCGTACGCCTACGACGCGGTCGATGCCGCCATCGACGAGGAGACGATGCGGCTGCACCACACCAAACACCACCAGAGCTACGTCAACGGGCTCAACACGACCGTCGCCGAACTGTCAGAGGGCAGTGCGACCGGCGACAGAACGTTGCTCTACGGACTGGATCGCAACCTCAGCTTCAACTACGGCGGCCACGTGTTGCACTCGATCTTCTGGGCGACGATGGGCCCGGACGACAACGGCAACATGGGCGGCACGCCAACCGGTGATCTTGCAGCGGCGATTGATGAGAGCTTCGGCTCGCTCGACGGTTTCAAGACACTCTGGGCGGGCGCGGCAGCAGCGGTGAAGGGCAGCGGCTGGGTGCAGCTCGTCTTCGACCCTGTCGCTGTCCGACTTGCCGTTGTCGGCGTGAATGACCAGGACCAGGGCTTCATGCCCGGCACCTTCCCGCTCTTGCCGCTGGATGTGTGGGAGCACGCGTATTACCTGCGCTATCAGAATCGTCGCAGCGCGTACGTCGAGAACTTCATGAAGGTCATCGACTGGACCAGCGTGGCCGCGCTCTACGCGATGGTGTCGGCGCCGTACCGTCGCGGATGA
- a CDS encoding NAD(P)-dependent oxidoreductase — protein sequence MKVALTGASGFIGSNIAQTLAKAGHDVIALVRETSRRDHIEEHVADFVVGDAADREAMAKLCTRVDAVVHNAVDWSAAIPAFGGSKSTTAYEHFRTNVTGSLDLLETARLSDVGQFLFISSGAVNDEIVTSPTITETHPTWSGNLYGAYKASIEPFLKAYRTQFGMNTSSWRPVAVYGVDPTLERSQWFNLIDKARRGEKVDAPGGGKITHVQDIADAITFAIGDDQTAGEIYNLAERYLHKCVPPQIAAELSGSGGEVVDYSGSGGPKNQYDTSKAVDFFDRHGHEIGLRRGLGGVRQYVANLLSMMG from the coding sequence ATGAAGGTCGCCCTTACCGGAGCCAGCGGGTTCATCGGAAGCAACATCGCGCAGACCCTTGCAAAAGCGGGGCATGATGTCATCGCGCTCGTCCGTGAGACGTCTCGGCGGGATCACATCGAGGAGCACGTCGCCGATTTCGTCGTGGGTGATGCCGCGGATCGGGAGGCGATGGCCAAGCTCTGCACGCGCGTCGATGCCGTGGTCCACAATGCGGTCGACTGGTCCGCGGCAATACCGGCGTTCGGCGGCTCGAAGTCGACGACGGCCTACGAGCACTTCCGCACCAACGTGACCGGCAGCCTCGACCTGCTGGAGACTGCTCGGCTGAGCGACGTCGGGCAGTTTCTGTTCATCAGTAGCGGTGCGGTGAATGACGAGATCGTCACGTCGCCGACAATCACCGAGACGCATCCGACATGGTCGGGCAACCTCTACGGCGCGTACAAGGCGTCGATCGAGCCGTTTCTCAAGGCGTACCGCACGCAGTTCGGGATGAATACCAGCTCATGGCGACCCGTCGCCGTCTATGGCGTGGACCCGACGCTGGAGCGGAGTCAGTGGTTCAATCTCATCGACAAGGCCCGCCGGGGCGAGAAGGTCGACGCACCGGGTGGTGGCAAGATCACGCATGTGCAGGACATTGCCGATGCCATCACATTCGCAATCGGCGACGATCAGACGGCGGGCGAGATCTACAACCTTGCAGAGCGGTACCTGCACAAGTGCGTGCCGCCGCAGATCGCTGCGGAGCTGTCGGGCAGCGGGGGCGAGGTGGTCGATTACAGCGGTTCCGGCGGGCCGAAGAACCAGTACGACACATCGAAGGCGGTGGATTTTTTCGATCGTCACGGTCACGAAATCGGACTGCGTCGCGGTCTCGGTGGGGTGCGTCAGTACGTTGCAAACCTGCTCTCGATGATGGGGTAG